DNA from Kitasatospora acidiphila:
GCTCGCCGCGCTGACCAACCGCCGCGACTCGATCAACGCCCAGCTGACCAACGTCCGCGAGATGCTGGCCACGCTGACCGGTGCCGCCGTCGCCGCGGCCACCGTGCCGGCCGAGGACTCGCTCGGCGTGCCGGCCCAGCAGTCCCGCTGACCCCGGCTCAGCCGCCCGTCGGCCCCGACCCGCTCCCGGGTCGGGGCCGACGGTTTTTCGCGTCCTGCCGCGGGTTCTGACGTCAGTTCGGCTTGACCCGGCGCAGCAGGTCGCGCACCGCCGCGTTGAAGGTCTCCGGGGCCTCCAGGGAGCTCAGGTGCCCGACCGAGGGGATCACGGTCAGTTCGGCGTCCGGGATCACCTCGGCCATCAACTGGGCCTCGGCGACCGGGCTGAGGGTGTCCTCCTCGCCGACCACCACCGCGGCCGGCACCCTCAGCCCGGCCAGCACCTCCAGTGACTCGGACCGGTTGGCCATCGCGCGCTGCGCCCAGGCGACCGCGGCCGGCGCGGCCTTGGCGATCATCGAGCGGACCTGGGCGACCAGTTCGGGCATCGGGGCCGGTCCGAGCTGCCCCTCCGCGGCCTTCTCGTCCAGCAGCAGCTGCACGCTGTTGCGGGCCAGTACCACCGCCGCGATCCGCTCCCGGTTGGCCCGGGCCTGCTCGGTGTCCAGGGTGGCCTTGGTGTCCGCCAGCAGCAGTCCGCGCAGCCGGTCCGGGTGGCGGCGGGCGAAGGCCATCGTGACGTAGCCGCCCATCGAGAGGCCGCCGACCACCGCCCGGTCGATCTCCAGGGCGTCCAGCAGCCGGGCCACGTCGTCCGCGATCTCGTCCAACGAGGGCTCCGCTGAGCCGAGTTCGGCGATGCCGAAGCCGCGCTGGTCCGGGGTGATCACCCGGGCCTGGTCGCCGGCCGGTCCGGGCAGCCGCTCCAGCTGGGCGGCGAACATCCGGGCCGACAGCGGAAAGGCGTGCAGTAGGACGAGCGGGATGCCGGAGCCGTTCTCGTGGACGGTCGGGGCGCTGGGGATCGTCATGCAGCCACCGTAGGGGGCCCGGCTCCGCGACACACGTGATCCCACGGGCCACCGTGTCCGGCTTGTCATAGTGTGATCACAAATGAGGGAGAGCGCATGATCGAGCTGCACGATCTGACGAAACGTTACGGTGACAAGCTGGCGGTCGAGTCGCTCAGCTTCCAGGTGCCCAAGGGCGTGGTCACCGGCTTCCTCGGACCGAACGGCGCCGGCAAGTCCACCACCATGCGGCTGATCCTCGACCTGGACCGGCCCAGCAGCGGCTCGGTCACCATCGACGCCAAGGGCTACGGCGTGCTCAAGGAGCCGCTCAAGTACATCGGCGCGCTGCTGGAGGCCTCCGCGTCGCACCCCGGCCGGACCGCCCGCAACCACCTGCTCTGGCTGGCCCAGAGCAACCGGATCCCGGTGCGCCGGGTGGACGAGGTGCTCGCCCTGGTCGGCCTGACCGAGGTGGCCGACAAGAAGGCCCGGGGCTTCTCCCTCGGCATGCGCCAGCGGCTCGGCATCGCCTCCGCGCTGCTCGGCGACCCGGAGATCCTGATGTTCGACGAGCCGGTCAACGGGCTCGACCCCGAGGGCATCCTGTGGATCCGCACCCTGATGAAGCAGTTGGCCGCCGAGGGCCGCACCGTCTTCGTCTCCTCCCACCTGATGAGCGAGATGGCGCTCACCGCGGAGCACCTGGTGGTGATCGGCAAGGGCCGGCTGCTCGCCGACCTGCCGATGGCCGACTTCATCGCGCAGAACTCGCACTCCGCGGTGCGGTTGCGCACCCCGCACCCGGAGCAGCTGCTGGACGCGCTGGCCGCCGAATCGATCCCGGTCCAGTCGGGCCCGGAGGGCAGCTTCGAGGTGACCGGCGGCGACCCGGCAAGGCTCGGCGAGCTGGCCGCCGCCCACGGCATCACCCTGCACGAACTGAGCCTGCAGCGCGCCTCGTTGGAGGAGGCGTTCATGCGGATGACCGCGGACGCCGTGGAGTACCACGCGGGACCCGAAGCAGCCGCTGGGCAGGGCGAGGAGCACGACGCGGCGGGCGCGCCCGGCAGCTGGGGCGCCGACTGGCAGCGAACCCGGAAAGGCTCGAACTGAACCATGGCGAT
Protein-coding regions in this window:
- a CDS encoding alpha/beta fold hydrolase, translated to MTIPSAPTVHENGSGIPLVLLHAFPLSARMFAAQLERLPGPAGDQARVITPDQRGFGIAELGSAEPSLDEIADDVARLLDALEIDRAVVGGLSMGGYVTMAFARRHPDRLRGLLLADTKATLDTEQARANRERIAAVVLARNSVQLLLDEKAAEGQLGPAPMPELVAQVRSMIAKAAPAAVAWAQRAMANRSESLEVLAGLRVPAAVVVGEEDTLSPVAEAQLMAEVIPDAELTVIPSVGHLSSLEAPETFNAAVRDLLRRVKPN
- a CDS encoding ABC transporter ATP-binding protein, with product MIELHDLTKRYGDKLAVESLSFQVPKGVVTGFLGPNGAGKSTTMRLILDLDRPSSGSVTIDAKGYGVLKEPLKYIGALLEASASHPGRTARNHLLWLAQSNRIPVRRVDEVLALVGLTEVADKKARGFSLGMRQRLGIASALLGDPEILMFDEPVNGLDPEGILWIRTLMKQLAAEGRTVFVSSHLMSEMALTAEHLVVIGKGRLLADLPMADFIAQNSHSAVRLRTPHPEQLLDALAAESIPVQSGPEGSFEVTGGDPARLGELAAAHGITLHELSLQRASLEEAFMRMTADAVEYHAGPEAAAGQGEEHDAAGAPGSWGADWQRTRKGSN